The Esox lucius isolate fEsoLuc1 chromosome 20, fEsoLuc1.pri, whole genome shotgun sequence region ttttatttgtatgctttCGATAAAGGCCCCACTATGTGGTCACCGGGGGGCAAAACCGGTCGTCGGTTGACTAACGACGTTCGCTCGCTAGTCAGTAGTAACCTTATTAGCAGCTAACCAGCTAACCTTAACGCTAGCTatggtagatttatttattGCATTATATGCGAATACAAATGCAGATAATTAAACATGGCACCCGAAACatcgatatatatatatatagagagatataTTAGTAGGTCCTCTGCTAAATCGtgtatacaatttttttttttactcactaTCCAAATAGTGTTCCAAATACATTCCCGCCGCCATCTTGGAAAATGTAAACAAGATAACTTCCGGCAAGGAAGTGGGAAAAAGGAGCTGCTCTTTGGTAAAATGTTCTCGGTGTCATTACCTGCCATTACAATAAAGGCCAGCAATTTGAGCCAAAATCACTACTGCGCCTATCTCAATATTTGTTAATATGACATGGGGAtattgtatttgctttgactgttaGTCAAAAACGCTGATGAAAGCTGAGCAAAGAAAGGTTCtatttttgcaaacattttagcCGTGTCCAACAGTCaacaacatgtaaaaaaaaaaaaaaatccagtatctgtCAAAGAATGAGATTTTATTAcctcaataatatttttttacatgacatACTTTatcaatggacaaaaaaatcgAATGGAAACAAAACCTATAAAACATTGCAATGAAGGATTagacaaaaatgtgttgttcaaCAAGGGTCCCACTTAAAGGGCAAATTAAAACTTGGCCTTAACCACAGATCTACTGTCAGATAATCTAGACCCAACAACATGGCTCATGAAAATTGGATCCTAAATCTGCTGTTAAGGACACACTTATCAAATTTTTGGGGCTCTATGCTCTCTTTAGACTTGCTGCAGTGATGACATGCCAAGTCCAgatgaaaacaacatttgaaaacacatGCTCAGCTGACCTTTGTGAACATGTACATTAAAGCTGCATTGACGACCTCTCACTAGcaacaaccacaaaaaaaaGTACTTTCTTCACTGTCCTAAAAGTCTTATAAATGTTCATTTCCAAACTCATTTTTCAGAAGCTTCTTCAACTTGTTGAATTTGTTCTTCCCTATTCTCTTCTTGCTTTGAATGTGGGATTTCCTCTGTTTATCACCCTTTTTCTGAAACCTGCTTCCTTCCTTGGAAGTCTCCTTATCTGTTTTGACTATGTTGGACTTGTTGATTTCTTTGTCCACTTTCTCAGTCTCATTATCCATTTTGGCCTTTTTTGGCACAGTTGGATTCTCATTCTTCTGGGTTTTCTTTGCTATGCTTTTAGCTGACTTTCCGTTCGCTGTGGCCTGTGACACAACTGGTTTGCCGTCGGGCTTCTGCTTCTTGGACTTGTTCTTAGACCCTGCTTTAAATGGTTTCTCCTCATCAAAGGAATCAGATTGAACCTTTACATCCCCAGATGGCTCAGTTTCTTCTACTGCTCCTGGAATAGTAACAAAAAGAGGTTCTTAATAGTTTTACAATGAAACTGGAGAGAGGATTGTCTCAGACCTAAGATGGTGGTTACTATACCATTGTCAACGGTTGTGGTTGGAACTGTGTTGGAAAACTTCTTTAGCTTAGCCACAAAGAAACCATCCATGTTGTGGGAATGAGGGTAGAAGCGACGTGAAAGTTTCAGAGAGGGATGGAATCTGCGTTCTTTGAATCTAATAGAATGTTTGAGAAAAGGGATATGAGTGTACAGGGTAACATCTGGATGAAGGTTAATAATGTGCTGGTTTTGTAACACCATTACCTGGTAAAGCCTTCTTTGCCAAAGTCAAGTCCAGTAGGGACTagtttgacatttcttttcttgAGTGCGTAGTCAACTACCCACTCATTCTCCTCCACCTGGTGAGGAAGATGATCAGTATTAACATAAGCTATTCTAATGCAAACACATATCATCAGCACAGTCATGGTGCGCATATATATAGGAAAGAAATAAAAGCATTGCATTTGCTTATTTATCCTTCAGTGTAGCACTTAGGTGTACCAACCATAATCGAGCAGGTGCAGTACACCAGATAGCCTCCAGAGGGAGACTCTGCATTCACTGAGTCAATGGCTGCTAGAATAAGCTCTTTCTGCAGGTGGGCTGAACGTTGAATGTCAGATTCGTCCTGATAAGGCAAGTAATAGCATTAGGATGACACAGACAGTAAATCAGAAGGGTATTATTGCAGATCACAATTCAGGGGCATTTTCTGTGATGGGAGTTAATAAATGGTCTGTGACTGTATGTCTTTTAACTACCAATACGTGGCCAACGGACTACAGTTCAGGGACAATATATGTCGGTAAGTTCATTCACATCATAACCAAGCAAATACTTTGGAACCTGAACCTGTTCAATACTTTACACACCAAATTCGTTTGAATTCCAGCCTATATATTTGGACACTTGGAAGACAGTTAAAAAGATGGCTAGCTCATTATTTTTACTGGCATTTATGTTTCCAAAGAGCCCACGTATTAGAAAAGCCCCAAGCTAACCCTATAGAATTGGATCCTATATAAATAGTATAAGAAATCCTGTAAAGAATCCTATGGAACATGGATGAATAGTTTTGCATCATGTGTCACCCACAGTCATGCAAAGGAAAGAATCCCTTGAAAACAAGTCTCTTCAAATTGACAAATGGGAGGTACCTATGGACTGGACAATGGCAGGAGCCGATGGCCATCACAGAACACCCACATAAAGAAACAGCCCCAAACTGCAGTCGGAAGTTACACCATAATGCAGGAGACTGGTTAATAGATGCCTGTTATCTGCTGTAAATGTAAGAGTGTAGACTGTCCTGTTACCTTACTGGTCTTCACAGCAGGGTCTTTGGAAATGACTCCTGTACCTGAGCAAGGAGCATCCAAGAGCACTCTGTCAAACCCGCCCATGACCTGAAAACAGAGTAGAACGGGCAGAACATGTCATTTTATGAAATGGAACTGTGTAAACACATGGAAACGAGCAGGAACCCTGTTCTTACCTTAGGGAACTGTCTGCCGTCATAGTTACACACCACAGAGTTAGTCACTCCTAGGCGGTGGATGTTTCCCACCACACTCTTCAGCCTGTCCGCACTGGCATCATTGGCCACCACCACCCCTGTGTTCCTCATCAGCTGAGCTGTGacacaaacattaaataataaacgaGAAAAATGTGCCTTATGAGAGTGCCTCGTGTTATCaatctagcgactccttgtggtaggtcagGGACCTGCAATCATGTGTGTCACTAGTTGGCTCATAACTTGTCCCAATGTCCCCTGATGGGTGTTGGCAATAACGTCTTGGTTGAATAAGCAGTGTGATTAGAAGCAAAATGAGTTGGTGAGACGCTCTATATACCACATTTCCTCCTTGACTGAAACAAGGCAGTGGAGAGGTTCCATTaaggcaaggccataatcacaaattggGTGTAAGAAAAATGAGGCAGAATTAACAAggagtatttaaaataaaaaaataaaagcacattAACATCCTTCTCACCTATATAGGTGGCCTTTCCCCCAGGAGCTGAGCTCATGTCAAGTATGGTTTCCCCTTCCTGAGGAGAGAGAGCCATAACAGGCAAGAAACTAGAGGCGCCCTGCAGCATGTAGTGACCCGCCAGGTACTCTGGAGTCGCACCTGGGGACAAGACAACTGTAGTGAACACAGGGCTAAAGACATTTTGCCACGACACTGGCCGTGACAAAATGTTTATCTTAAATGTTAGGTTTGCATAGCTATGTCCGTTGTGATAGAATTTACACTTATTGCACTAAACAACAATAAGACTAGCCATAGCTAAGCCCGACAGCGTTCATATGATGTTAGAAGATTCTTTGTGGTGGTTGCTATGCAGCACATGTTGCTTAGTTACAACCAGAAAGTAAGCAGTGGGTTAAGGACAATTATCTAGCATATTTGCTGCAAATGACATTGATCATATCCCCCACGCGTtttg contains the following coding sequences:
- the nop2 gene encoding probable 28S rRNA (cytosine(4447)-C(5))-methyltransferase; translation: MGRKLDPTTYVKRGPGRKSRKQKGAETELTKFITEEETAQKRLSSRSRKRAGKRAQVTKKPKVTAVKEEPNKGFTDENSEWLKPAKRKREADHIDDDDDDDSDSQWEQEEDEEGEGQKKKGKRQLIENDDDDDDDDDDLVDDYGASEDSGEGEKEGESDEELLPIEKAAKKQKKLQEVMDQETDDDDEEEEEEEDKDGEKSGDEDMDEEDTVQVNIDEMDTFKLPKAEDIAKEGVMLVDLQTIHQRIKDNVDVLSHFSTKREGGKDRAEYLSLLKKDLSTYYSYNNFLIDKLLEIFPVSELIDFLEANEIQRPVTIRTNTLKTRRRDLAQALINRGVNLDPLGKWSKVGLVIFDSSVPIGATPEYLAGHYMLQGASSFLPVMALSPQEGETILDMSSAPGGKATYIAQLMRNTGVVVANDASADRLKSVVGNIHRLGVTNSVVCNYDGRQFPKVMGGFDRVLLDAPCSGTGVISKDPAVKTSKDESDIQRSAHLQKELILAAIDSVNAESPSGGYLVYCTCSIMVEENEWVVDYALKKRNVKLVPTGLDFGKEGFTRFKERRFHPSLKLSRRFYPHSHNMDGFFVAKLKKFSNTVPTTTVDNGAVEETEPSGDVKVQSDSFDEEKPFKAGSKNKSKKQKPDGKPVVSQATANGKSAKSIAKKTQKNENPTVPKKAKMDNETEKVDKEINKSNIVKTDKETSKEGSRFQKKGDKQRKSHIQSKKRIGKNKFNKLKKLLKNEFGNEHL